Genomic segment of Kogia breviceps isolate mKogBre1 chromosome 9, mKogBre1 haplotype 1, whole genome shotgun sequence:
AAGACTGAGAATAAGTgtaaggatttattttttaaattaatttttattggagtatagttgctttacaatgttgtgttagtttctgctgtacagcaaagtgaatcagttatacgtatacatatttcccctcttttttagatttccttcccatttaggtcaccacagagcactgagtagagttccctgtgttatacagtaggttctcattagttatctattttatatacagtagtgtatatatatcaatcccaatctcccaattcatctcatctccccttccccccttggtatctacatgtttgttctctacatctgtgtctctgtttctgctttgcaagtaagttcatctgtaccttttttctagattccacatataagcgatattatatgatatttgttttaggTGTATGGATTTAAATAAAAGATAGTGATTCCTTTTTTCGTGAGAGCAGCCTTGGAATTCTTTTGGGGTTGAAGTCAGATTTCAGAGGGCTAATGTACTATGTCACTCTGACATTTTATCCCTAAAATCCCTCAGCATTGCCCAGCTTATCCTCTTTCTCTGATTTGGACCATCTACTAATCTCCCTTTAGCAATCCATGAAGCATACTTTtggttcttttaaatatatatattactgaaaGAAAGTTTTACATGAAAATAcacagagtagggcttccctggtggtgcagtggttgagagtccgcctgccgatgcaggggacacgggttcgtgtcccggtctgggaagatcccacatgccgcggagcggctgggcgcgtgagccatggccgctgagcctgcacgtccggagcctgtgcttcgcaacgggagaggccacaacagtgagaggcccacgtactgcaaaaaaacaaacaaaaaacagtaaagaTTTTTTACAGGGAAATGGGAAtcttgtaatattttaatttgttcatttcattcattGCAACCCCCTTCTATTCTAGCAGAACTCAACTGTATTTTAGGTTGTGAGTAGCACTGTCACTGGAAGTACTTCTCAGAATATTTTAGCTGAAGCTCCAGTTCTTATTTTCATATACCCCCTAGTCCCAAGATATCTCTAGTTGTCTCAGGGGTTGCCCCACGATTCTCAAAGCACAATACTGGTGAGTTTTAAGAAACCTGTGACAAAATGCAGCATTGCTAGATATACTGGGACCAAGACAAAATCAAATAAAGAGTCATCTTACAGGTCCAGGTAGATTAGGAACCACTGTTATAATGTGTGGGCAGTTCTGCTTTTCTTTGTGTAAACctataatctatttttaaaaatctcttctcaTACATTTTCCCAGGAGTAAATTTGAGAATTTGAAAACAGCtcattttgctttaaatttaGTGCTCAAGGAAACCAAACTACCCTGTTTGACTTCTCTGTACAGATGATGGACTTCCCAAACCAGAACTAATATCCTGGCTTGAACAGGGAAGAGAACTCTTCAAGAACTGGGGTGAAGCACAGAAATTAGGAAACATAATTTGCTCCTCTGCTGATTTGCATTTGGATCCAGTTATTGAGGGACAACTGTTTGGGGGTGAGTATTAAGAAATcagggccctgggcttccctggtggcgcagttgagagtccacctgctgatgcagggggcacatgccgcggagcggctaggcccgtgagccgtggccgctgggcctgcacgtccatagcctgtgctccgcaacgggagaggccacggcagtgagaggcctgcgtactgcaaaacaacaaaaaaaaagaaatcagggccCTGTCCTTAAGACATCCCATTCAGGTTTCTTAGTTCCAATTCTCTGACCTTGACTTCCTGTTTGACTGGACTGAGGCTTAACACCTGGTATATTCTAGAGAAAGGCAGTAAAGCATAGTTGTTAGGATTGTGGGTTCTGGATCCTGAGTCTGGATCTTGCCCTTtccaggtgaccttgggcaagttattcaacctcATAGTATTTCAATTTCCTgacctataaaatgaagataataaaagtaCCTACACTATaggattaaatgggttaatgTATGTAAACTGTTACAATGATATCTGGCAACACAGTAAGAGTTCAGCAAATATGAGGTATTCTTAGTAGTGGGGGGGAGGAATAGAGactcctcttttgtttcttgtcATGATGGGAGAGTCTGAGATTTTTGGATTCTTAAGGGTCAGCATTAAAGTAtggaaagagaaagtcaaatggGAGCATCACTCCAAGAAATGTTGTCAGTAGTTTAATTTTTAGCTGCTTCTTTCAGGAGAGTGAAAGAGTTTTTCTTCAcagattatttcactttttactgTCTGTTAGCAATTCTTCCAAGAAACCTTTTTACAAGGTTGGTAGGAATAGAGACAAGGAGGGAGGAACATCTGGTCTTAGGACAGCTCCTGGAGTATATGGACTCATAGTGTTAGCCAGGGCCTGTCAGTAACACTGccgtcattattttattttatcttttttaaagtctttattgaatttgttaaaatatttcttctgttttatgttttggttttttggcgaggaggcatgtgagatcttagctccctgaccaggaattgaacccgcacccactgcattggaaggtgaagtcttaaccactggaccaccagggaagtccgtcatTATTTTTTGACTCCAGGAATGTCTGTGCATCCAAAGGGGACAAGTCTGGTGGCCCTGAGGTCACAATAACGGTGCACGTTTACAGGGAGCATGCAGCGTGCCAGGCCCACGCTAAGCCCTTTACCCATGTTAATTCATACAGTTCTCACGACAGTCTTATGTACTGTTTCCACTTCTACAGGAGAAGGAACTGAAGCCAGAGATGAGTTTGACAAAGCTTGCACAGTGGATAAATGGGATTCGAACccagtctgattccaaagcttaGGCCCTACATTTGTGACTTACATATTCTCTTTTCAATATTATTCTAAGATAGGTCTGTTCGGTTTAGTTTCAGCAGACTCTCACCAAACTCCTGGTCATGAAACTGACCCCCACTGAAAGGAGCTGCCGGTTTAGTTCAGTGGAAGCTGGGCTTCCAGGCCACCTCAGGTCACTGCTACGGCCACATAAGCCTTGGTTGTGTCATAGGCTGGGATATTGACTgaagttttcttttcaatttcagGAAGCCAGCAAGCTGTGAAATCAGGAGAAGCCCACTGCCATTTCCAAGTAGATCCTCTTCAGAGCCAGCGTTCCTCTGAACCCTTATTAGGAAAAAGTGAAGATGTTTCCTTCGGGGCTGACCAAGTCGTCGCCCTCCTGAACCCGCACAGACATGATACTCGGGCTCTAGTTCCAGTGGTCCACAGCTCCAGGGAACCCACCCAAAGAGACAGAATCGTAAGTCCCAGGACCCTCGGTCTCCCAGGCTTCCAGGAAACCTCCGGGGAGGGCCTCCAGCACCCTTGCCACGTCTGTGGGGAAGGCTTTTGGAAGAACCTCTCAGAGCAGCACCAGGGGAGCCACTCGAAGGACCCGCCACACAGGGCCTGGAATCAATTACGCAAACAAACCGAGGCACAACAGCCGCTGAGCATCCCTCCGGGACAGAGGCACTTCCGCTGTCCAGAACGTGGGCGGGGCTTCCGCCAAACCTCGTGTTTGCAGAGACCCCTGGCAATCCACCCCGAGGAGAGCCAGCTGGTGGGCAGCGAGTATGAAATGTACGCCCACCACCTGCGCGCGGGGCCGAGGCCTTCCCAGGGCCCCGGCTGCGACGAGAGAGGCCCCCGGGGTCCTCCCGGCGCGGAGAGGCCAGGCTCCCGGAGAGAGGGCTCCGGGGCCAACTCTGAGCAGGCTGAGCTCCCGCGCGCGGGAGAGAAGCCTGGCCTGAGCCCGGCTGGCGAGGAGCGTCTGGAGGCTCTCGAGCCCGGCCCCGGCGTGGAGAGGCCGACCTCCTGCGGCCCGTGCGGCCGGCGCTCCTCCCCGCAGTGCGGGCTTCCAGACCACACCCACGTGCACAACGCAGAGCGGCCCTTCCGGTGCGCCGAGTGCGGCCGGGCCTCCCGCCAGCGCGGGCGGCTGCGGCTCCACCGGCGGCTGCACTCAGACGAGCAGCCTTTCGCGTGCCCGGAGTGCGGCCTGGGCTTCCGGCTGAGGAGGCACGGCGGCGAGAGGCCGCTCTCCTGCGGCGAGTGCGGCCGCGGCTTCGCCCACCCGTGCAAGCTGCGCGAGCACCTGCGGGTGCACAGCGGAGAGCGGCCCTTCGGCTGCCCCGAGTGCGGCAAGAGCTTCCGCCTGAAGGGCATCCTGAAGGCGCACGAGCGCACGCACAGCCGCGAGCGGCCCTTCCAGTGCGCGGAGTGCGGCAAGGGCTTCACGCGGCCATCCAAGCTGGCCGAGCACTTCCGCGTGCACAGCGGCGAGCGGCCTTTCGGCTGCCCCGACTGCGGCCGCCACTTCCGTCTCAAGGGGCAGCTGCGGAGCCACCAGCGGCTGCACACGGGCGAGAGGCCCTTCCCGTGCCCCGACTGCGGCAAGAGCTACCGCGTGAAGGCCGACATGAAGGCGCACCGGCTGCTGCACGGCGGCCGGATGCCCTTCTCCTGCGAGTGTGGCAAAGGCTTCGCCAAGCAGTCCAAGCTCGTGGAGCACATCAGGACGCACACGGGCGAGAAGCCCTTTCAGTGTCCCCAGTGCGACAAGAGTTTCCGCTTGAAGGCGCAGCTGCTCAGCCACCAGGGCCTGCACACCGGTGAGAGGCCTTTCCGCTGCCCCGAGTGTGATAAAAACTTCCGGGAAAGGGGCCACATGCTTCGGCACCAGCGCATCCACAGGCCCGACAGGCCGTTTGCCTGTGCAGACTGCGGCAAGGGCTTCATTTATAAGTCGAAACTCGCCGAACACATCAGAGTGCACACGAAGTCCTGTCGTGCCCCCAGTGAGCCTGACGTTAAGCAAAGGCTCAGCCAACTGTTTGCGATGATTGAGGCCGACTGGAGTTGAAGCCGAGTAGGGCGCCCAAAGCGGTCAGCAGAGACGGTATTGCCAGGGAGTCCACAGCCAGCGCAGCCAAACCCAAAATCTGGTAAGACAGATGGAAGGAACAGGGGCCCCTTTTTGAGCAAgaatgtaataaaagttatgaatATGAAAAACCACAGAGATTCTCATTTAAAACATCACCAGCTATGTTTTCTATCCATTGATAGAAAACAGTGGATAGAAACAATAGATAGGTTTGTTCATCCCaccgtctttcttttttttttttttttgcggtacgcgggcctctcaccgttgtggcctctcccgttgcggagcgcaggctccggacgcgcaggctcagaggccatggctcacgggcccagccgctccgcggcatgtgggatcctcccggaccggggcacgaacccgtgtcccctgcatcggcaggcggactctcaaccactgcgccaccagggaagccccatcccaccGTCTTAACGGGTGATTTTCCCCAACGTGCTAATAAGCTAACTCTGAAATCCCAGCTTGAATTTAGGCAGCAGGAAATGCCTCCAGTACTCTCCTCAAAGCTAAAGGAATGGGGTGACTGTTAAATGTCAACTCGTTCTTTTTTTCATAGTGTGATGATAAGCAGGGGGTTTAACCCAGCGACTTTTGTTGCAGGCCTGATATGATAGGATTTGGTTTTGACTTATTTGAAGCTAATGGCAACAAAATGAGTTCTCTGACTCATGGTTTGTCTGTGTGAATGCTGAAGTTTCACAGCAGGTTTCATAGTGATTATGCATGGTTACCCTTAAGGAAAAGCTGATAATTCAAGCAAAATTTGATTAATCTgggttgaagaaaataaaaccgaAGGTGCTAAGTTGTGTGGGactagagttttgtttttttaaattgaagtatagttgatttacaatgtgttagtttcaggcgtatagcagtgattcagttatacatacatatatacctattttttttcagattcttttcccatacaggttattataaaatactgagtatagttccctgtgctatacagtaggtccttgctgattatctattttatatatagtatcccaaactcctaatttttcccaCCTCACGGAGGGGAGGTAGCTAGAGTTTAGATAAGAGATTGGGACAGGAGGTAGATTTGGGAGTTCCAGAACACAGGTGCTGTTTGCAACTGAGAGAGTGAATGAGAGTCCCAAGAGTGACTTTCTAGGCAGATGACTAAAGTCTGAGTTAAGACAAAATAACAAAGCTACAGCTTTATTAGGGAGCCTGACAGGCGACAACAGTTTCCTGCAGAGAGTTTTCAAGCAGACGTTCAAAGTAAACATAATACAAATAGAAGTCAAGGAAAGTACCCCGTTTGTTACACTAGGTGAAGGCTGCGTGAGCACAGAATGTTGATACACGAGGCACACGTTGTACTCCAGCCAGAGAATTCCTGACTGGCAGAGGGTTTCATTTAAAAGTGTTTCATTTAAAAGAGTGGCAGACCTGAAATTCTAGGGATGAGAGAAAATGAGATGTCAGTAAACTGTAATAGACATTACTATAAAGCAATAGTTCACAGATGATTTTCTCTGGAACACtagccccaaataaataagttaaacagttccccccccccacacacagagtCTACGACTCTCAACAGGAAGACATAATGTATagtatattctgaatatatttgaCCTTTTTTGACCTTGGGATtccattctgtcttttttttccccgcCAAAAAACCCCACTATGATCTCTTGGACATCAGTAGAGTTCTACAGGACTCATTCTGGAAAATATTACTGAAGAACAGTCCTGGCTCCCGCCAAGTAGCCCTTAGTCTAAGACAGAATATCAGGGGATGAACGTCCTCAGTTTTAGGTGACAAAACAGAACTTTAAGTCAGAATAAATCTTTAATTGGTTTTAGAGCACCCTTTTTTCTCACGTGATGAGACACTAACAGAGGTGACTGATGATATTAAGAGGTGATAAGATTTAGGCAGGTTTATAATCACTAGAAACACATGGTTATGTCTGCTGTGTCCACGTGGCAGCTGACCTCACAATGCATGAGGAAAGAAGGGGCAGTGGCCCCTGCTGCAGATGAGGGCCCGTGGTGAGGGAGCAGGAGGACGGGGAGGAGCAGGGTCCGTAGTGGGGGAGCTGGAGGAGAAGGGGTctgtggtgggggaaggggaggaggaggacgtGGCAGTGAATCATGTAGAGGCTGTGAGGGAGACTGAAGGCGGGGGCCTCTAGCTCAGTGTTCTCACATATTTCCTGTTATAATTGGAGGATCTCAGAGATAGTAAGAGATCCAGAGTGTTTGAATTTTGTTAGAAACTGGAAGGGTTTGGGAGGAAGTTGAGAAAAAAGGCACGACCCAACGAAACCCCAGTACCCTAGGTTGCCCACactacaaatgaaaaagataCCAGAGTGGTGTTTAACAAGTAGAGGGATTTCTGGGAAGGAAGGAATTATAAGCACAGGTTCCTAaaacttctcttcctttcctgcccaaaattccttaaaaaaaaaaaaaaaatcactgctaagATATTCTGGTGAAATCCCTGaacttccaaaaaaaaagaaggaaaaaaaaagtatcctgtCACCTGCAAAGGAATAAGAACTCTGGCGCAACAATGAAGATCATATTAAAGGGAtagaatggtttaaaaaaatccatttaagtCAAGAAGACAGGGTGTCTGCTGAGCCATTATTTAACATTATAGAATATATCATATCACTGTGTACCTGGAACATCCAAGAGAATCAGCTAGGTAACTACTACGAGTAAGAAAAATGACCCTATTCACAAAAGTCCGGTTACTGTCTTGATTCCAGATAGGAATTAAGCACATGCTTCTGTTTGTCTTCTGCCTCTCAGTATCCCATTGAAATTATAGTAAAGGGATTTTTCTTCAAAGGCTGTACATCCACAACCAAGAACAGAATTCCGAGGAGACCATCACCAGATGAGAAATTTCAAGAGAGTTCAGAAAGTTATTAAAGAATGGTATCTAATGAAGAGGATCAGAGGACTGAGAtgaggggactttttttttttccggtacgcgggcctctcactgttgtggcctctcccgttgcggagcacaggctccggacgcacaggctcagcggccatggctcacgggcccagccgctccgcggcatgtgggatcctcccggaccggggcacgaacccgtgtcccctgcatcggcaggcgggccctcaaccactgcgccaccagggaagccctgaggggaCTATTGATTTGCTCAGAAGAAGCTCAACCTGGGGAGCCAGGCAGGATGGAGGCTGGAAACCAGGGCATTGACTGAAAGTCTGTTACAGTGACTAGTCCAGCCCCACTGCATCCCTACCACTACCAACACCAGAAGTAGGAAGTATGTCTGGCAGCTATGTAATTACCTtgtaagggaaaaaaggaaatgaacaaagCATCTGGGGATTACTAGAACAATATGGATGTTGTCTGAGATAAGAGCCCTCCTCATTCTAGCATGACTCCTAAGCAGTCAGTCACCTTGGAGTAAACTGTCATACAAGACCCACCCTTGGACACAAAGCTCCTAATTGACTTGTCTACTGTTGCATTCTCAAATATGGACAGGCAAGATTATCAAACATCTGGAAAAAACTTTTACATGAAAGAGAAAGGCCAAGACAAGCAAGAAAAAAGTACGTCAGACAAACCATAGCTAATTCAGGAAGTAAAAGctatatttaaaaatctctaataaaaatattcagaaaaattgGAGAACACTTATTATAAAACAAGAACACAATGTTATGCAAAAGGAAGCATCTGAAAAACAACTTctaggaagtttttaaaaaagtgattgctagggcttccctggtggcgcagtggttgagaatccgcctgccgatgcaggagacacgggttcgtgccctggtccgggaagatcccacatgccgcggagcaactaagcccgtgagccatggccgctgagcctgtgcgtccggagcctgtgctccgcaacgggagaggccacaacagtgagaggcccgcataccgcaaaaaagtgattgctaaaataaaaacatctcaggaattccctggcagtcccatGGTTAgcactcggcactttcactgccagggcctcagggttcagtccctggtcggggagttaagatcccgcaagctgcgcagcacagccaaaaaaaaaaaaaaaatctcatagtaGTATTAAAGAAATCTCAGAGAAAACAGAACCAAGTTTCAGCGATAGAAAATAAGAGTAAATTGGAGAAAATGAATTGTGCAAATACtagcctctgcccatttttctatagaaaaaaaCGCATATCTATCCATACTGTCttaatcatatatacatatatgacatAAAGGTAGGAGGGGAAGAGAGTGGGAGAAAGAAGCAAATAAAGGGGGGAAGTACACCAAAAAGCACCTCATGTGTGATTATGCATCTCtataaaaatgtatgtgattacaagaaaactttaaaattttaaaaagtagtaatataaaaataaaatataaaactcagtCCTAAAGGAGGGCTGGACactccttttaattctttttagaattttagagttttaaaattccaatctctaatattacagagaaggaaaccaaagCCACAGTAAGTGCCTCATCCACAATCTCATACCTAGTTAGTGGCAGGGCTGAGACCGTGCGGGTCTCCTGAGATCCAGGGCAGGGATCCTTCCACCACACTTAATTGGAAATCCAGGAAATGCATGTTCTGTGGATAAGAAATACTAActgcttaaacaaacaaaaccagcacAGTTACCTAAACCAGGGAAGGAAGATTACagagaaagagaatagagaaaacCACAAGTATTCAGTGTAAAAAATCACATAGGCAAAGGGAGATTATTAGCAGCATCTTGGAAAAGACCAAAAGATTAATGaaagggattctttttttaaatagggaaGAAAAGCCATCAGAATGAATGGAAACCCTTTATGATTTTAGGGACAAAGAGATTATTTAGGAATAAAATAGAATCTTCTCTCTGACAACGTAATTCACTACTTCACTCTTGACCAAGATAGTTCTGGGGGGAGGTTTCCATCAACCTAAAATGTGAAGCTTGGAGttattaaataactaaaaacCCAGAAACTTTTAGTTATAACTGACAAAATAAAGAGTTTGTcatcagaagttttaaaataagttagGAACAAACCAATCACTCTCATGGAAACTAGAGGGCTTTTTAACTGTGACCCCACTCTATGAGAATAACATCCCGCACCCCCCCGCCGGAAACCAGTGTGATTATATCTTGATGAGAGTCACCTGGTAAAAACTACAGAAAAGGATGCGCTCACCAAACACTTAAAATAAGTTGTTGAGGGAGAGGCAACAGTTTCTATTATGCCTGTGTGGTGTATCAAGGGAATAAAAGGATAGCTTCTCACCACatccacttggatgtctaatagaCTTCTCAAATTCGACATTTCCAAAACCAAACTTCTAATTTTCCTCCCTTatccttttccttctctagtcctttccatctcagtaaatggaaaCTCCACCTTCTAGTTTCTTAGGTAAAAATTCTTGTTATTGTCTTTGACTTCTCTCTCTCAAAAATCTCACCTAATCCATCAACATGTCCTGAGAGTTCCATCTTCAAAATAAATCTAGACTCTTAAGTCTTCTCACCACCTCCTCTAAGACAACCTGGCTCAAGCTGCCATCACCTGGTGCCTGATTATTTCAATAGCCTCCTCACTGATCTTCCTGTTTCCACCATTGCCTGCCCACAGTCTGTTCTCTAgagagcagccagagtgatcctttaaaaataaaagtcatcatATCATTTTCCTGGTCAAAACCCCCAATAATTTGAGGGTCAACAGATTTGAAGAAGCAAAAGAGACCAAAAAGGAGAGAACAGTGAGGTGAGAGGGCTCCCATGAGAACATGGTGTCTCACTAGCCAAGCAAGGAGAGTATTCCAAGAAGCAGGTCCGCTGCTAAGGAGTACAATGAGAACAGGGAAATGGCCAGTAGAATTGGCAACATTGAGATAAATGTTGACCTAATCAAGAACAGTTTCATTGGGAGCCGTTGGGGCAGAAAGGCAAAACTTGGTTGATTGGTGCAGGAGTGTGAATAAGGAATTGGAGACAGGCTACACAGAAAACTCAAGTTTGAAAGAAGTTTGGTCATGAAGGGGAAAAGAGAATCTGGCAGTAGCGGGAAAAATTATTGATACTGGAGCATGTTTGCATGCTAATGGAGGAGGATTCTGAAAGAGGAGGAAATTGATGTCTAGAGGAAAGATAATAGAGGAAGTGGAGGAATTGGCTTTTGATGAGGGAGGGACATTTTCCCCACAGTAACTGGAGGATaggaaaagaggaggagagggactcTGTCCCTTTGAACCACTACCGTCTCCCTCTTAGTGTGCACTGTGCATCTGCATTATGTAGACATTAACTATATCCCCTTAGAAGACACAGTAATGCCTACTCACCAAAAAAAACCTCACCCAATTTCCTCCTGGCACCAGCAGGGTAACTCCTTAGGAGTTAATATTCCTTTCTCAATCCTGTAAGAGGTCACAGTAACCCACTACTTGCCTCGTTGGACTATGTAAACTGTCAGTACGGTACTTTGATGTATaaccctttgtctcaaaaatCTATATGACTGTGCTTTGCCTTCTGATAGGTGGCACAGTCTTCAGAGCTTTCTGCAAGACTGTCTCCCCTGTaataatcctcaggttggctcaAATAACAATTTACATATCTTTATGAGATTgactattcatttttttcactgtCGAGGAGAAGTTTGGTGTACCAAAAATTCAGGCAGAAAAAGGCAAACTTACACATGATCCAATTCCCTGATTTATATGCCCATCAGTTTTAAGTCCAACCTTGTGTAACCCCCAAAAgaggcgggacttccctggtggtcccgtggtaaggaatccgccttccaatgcaggggactcgggttcgatccctggtcagggaactgggatcccatatgccacggggcaactaatcctcctcaccacaactactgagctcgcgtgcctcaactagagagcccacgtgccacagctacagagcccacacgcccttgagccagcgtgccacaactagagaagagaaaacccgcaggccacaactagagaggagaccaggcaccacaacgaggagaccacacacc
This window contains:
- the LOC131762621 gene encoding zinc finger protein 786-like, whose amino-acid sequence is MAEPAPLPLTFEDVAVYFSEQEWQNLEAWQKELYKQVMRTNYEILVSLDDGLPKPELISWLEQGRELFKNWGEAQKLGNIICSSADLHLDPVIEGQLFGGSQQAVKSGEAHCHFQVDPLQSQRSSEPLLGKSEDVSFGADQVVALLNPHRHDTRALVPVVHSSREPTQRDRIVSPRTLGLPGFQETSGEGLQHPCHVCGEGFWKNLSEQHQGSHSKDPPHRAWNQLRKQTEAQQPLSIPPGQRHFRCPERGRGFRQTSCLQRPLAIHPEESQLVGSEYEMYAHHLRAGPRPSQGPGCDERGPRGPPGAERPGSRREGSGANSEQAELPRAGEKPGLSPAGEERLEALEPGPGVERPTSCGPCGRRSSPQCGLPDHTHVHNAERPFRCAECGRASRQRGRLRLHRRLHSDEQPFACPECGLGFRLRRHGGERPLSCGECGRGFAHPCKLREHLRVHSGERPFGCPECGKSFRLKGILKAHERTHSRERPFQCAECGKGFTRPSKLAEHFRVHSGERPFGCPDCGRHFRLKGQLRSHQRLHTGERPFPCPDCGKSYRVKADMKAHRLLHGGRMPFSCECGKGFAKQSKLVEHIRTHTGEKPFQCPQCDKSFRLKAQLLSHQGLHTGERPFRCPECDKNFRERGHMLRHQRIHRPDRPFACADCGKGFIYKSKLAEHIRVHTKSCRAPSEPDVKQRLSQLFAMIEADWS